One Luteolibacter flavescens genomic region harbors:
- a CDS encoding S8 family peptidase: MRKGGRQAILAAAVLVGGAAGWWFTRTAIDEATPDPVAAVQVPKAPLYDPPPKASKPAARPVGWDRDDEAAEAGALKNQRSIVFSSREAMEKFLAAAQGKGIAILGSIDRLNALHVGFLSLDDLMALLDGTEDTGFIYPVSLPTPTTEGVQEGAIGFGNQLLAWLGITGDNSAYGAGVKIAILDTGSTLAGAKNFFLVDPPADASGWNGHGTAVADLIRQIAPSSELLSWRVADDNGVSNSFLLAQGILAAVDSGVDIINISMGSYGNSTILRQAVEYAQSQGIIIYASTGNEGYDQIAYPAGYSGVVGVGAVDAAGNHLNFSNTGDVSMSAPGLDLVTAWTGDQSIYFTGTSASSPIGVGVLAATMSSGGTKITSASAYQKVVDNLNESGAPGTDEYYGDGTVDFGRILNSSQSGITDAAIASNYITTGANGQPVLQVTVENRGTATLINAPVQVTINGSTTTYYVTTLQAGDIKTFTVPVSTQNGQATIVSGVSVSGGTTDSKPANNKRSDVYVSPPTN, encoded by the coding sequence ATGAGAAAAGGCGGGCGACAAGCGATTCTGGCCGCGGCAGTGCTGGTTGGCGGTGCTGCCGGCTGGTGGTTCACCCGGACGGCCATCGATGAAGCGACCCCGGATCCGGTGGCCGCCGTGCAGGTGCCGAAGGCCCCGCTCTACGACCCGCCGCCGAAGGCGAGCAAGCCAGCCGCGCGCCCTGTCGGCTGGGACCGCGATGACGAGGCCGCCGAGGCCGGTGCGCTGAAAAACCAGCGCTCGATCGTCTTTTCCAGCCGCGAGGCCATGGAGAAATTTCTCGCTGCCGCTCAAGGTAAAGGGATCGCGATCCTCGGCTCCATCGACCGGTTGAATGCTCTGCACGTCGGCTTCCTCTCATTGGATGACCTGATGGCGCTGCTGGATGGCACGGAGGACACCGGCTTCATTTATCCGGTTTCGCTGCCGACCCCGACCACCGAGGGCGTGCAGGAGGGTGCCATCGGCTTTGGAAACCAGCTCCTTGCGTGGCTGGGCATCACTGGCGACAACTCCGCCTACGGGGCGGGGGTGAAGATCGCCATTCTCGACACGGGTTCCACCCTTGCCGGGGCAAAGAATTTCTTCCTCGTGGACCCGCCGGCCGATGCGTCGGGCTGGAATGGTCACGGTACCGCGGTGGCCGACCTGATCCGCCAGATCGCGCCGTCTTCCGAGCTGCTCTCGTGGCGTGTCGCCGATGACAATGGCGTCTCGAACAGCTTCCTGCTGGCCCAAGGCATCTTGGCCGCAGTCGATTCCGGAGTGGACATCATCAATATCTCGATGGGCTCCTACGGGAACTCCACGATCCTGCGGCAGGCCGTCGAGTATGCCCAATCGCAGGGCATCATCATCTACGCCTCCACCGGCAACGAGGGCTACGACCAGATCGCCTATCCGGCCGGCTACTCCGGGGTGGTGGGGGTGGGTGCCGTGGATGCGGCGGGCAATCACCTGAACTTCTCCAATACCGGCGATGTCTCGATGAGCGCTCCGGGGCTGGATCTCGTGACGGCTTGGACGGGGGACCAGAGCATCTATTTCACCGGCACCTCGGCGAGTTCGCCCATCGGTGTCGGGGTGCTGGCGGCCACGATGTCGTCCGGCGGGACGAAGATCACCTCGGCCTCGGCCTATCAGAAGGTCGTGGACAATTTGAACGAATCCGGCGCGCCGGGGACCGACGAATACTACGGCGACGGCACGGTGGACTTCGGTCGCATCCTGAACTCCAGCCAGAGCGGCATCACCGATGCGGCCATCGCTTCGAACTACATCACGACCGGCGCCAACGGCCAACCGGTGCTGCAAGTGACCGTGGAGAACCGCGGCACCGCCACGCTGATCAATGCCCCGGTCCAAGTGACCATCAATGGCTCGACCACGACCTACTACGTCACGACCCTGCAGGCCGGGGACATCAAGACCTTCACCGTGCCGGTCAGCACCCAGAACGGGCAGGCAACAATCGTGTCGGGCGTCTCCGTTTCGGGTGGCACCACGGACTCGAAGCCTGCAAATAACAAGCGGTCCGATGTTTACGTCTCGCCGCCGACGAATTGA